One genomic window of Corticium candelabrum chromosome 21, ooCorCand1.1, whole genome shotgun sequence includes the following:
- the LOC134196564 gene encoding uncharacterized protein LOC134196564 isoform X2, whose product MQVISATRAKSHLLPQLLFAFLLVNVVAPEWNAAFNVWENNLQQCRDDQRSDVSFMSQIDFSSQLIPSEQAVASWSFGLHEWLDVLNLAGPCLPENGTEEINHLKWLADAAAGGVRDAARNVVNATYAAYCLWAQVLYSSGQGHLVVIPGYRESSTLLQDLDDAQTVMRNAFHLSLDREECREVNTGQCEGELDNSTLTTDDRNIGAICGNTVTEDSEECDDGNRWDDDGCSSYCTIEGCPVSTTSIPTSPAIPTEEQSESATEATATETATVGSSSGDAPTAVERRRRSMHTPDDGLHPNSTLPPAMPTSEATPAQPSFCAFNDCVVSSLRQGTVHLSNFALHANHNHTEIDPQTIRELSNGRALMAQVMTILRHHVMFPVAKLDSLKRNLAITAQDALEGTYPIDVILEDGAIWIRLTGVCCEPVHCCDSESKFTWRPVHNWFKCHVSIESSPVNLHALGTAIWECIQSALEEMFQCDPEGWRYIQ is encoded by the exons ATGCAAGTCATCAG cgCAACTCGAGCTAAAAGCCATCTATTGCCTCAGCTGTTGTTTGCATTCCTTCTGGTCAATGTTGTTGCACCGGAATGGAATGCTGCCTTCAACGTGTGGGAGAATAATCTACAGCAATGCCGTGATGACCAACGATCAGACGTTTCCTTTATGTCTCAGATCGATTTCTCTTCTCAACTGATTCCGTCAGAGCAAGCGGTTGCTAGCTGGTCATTTGGTTTACATGAATGGCTGGATGTTTTGAACTTGGCTGGACCATGTCTCCCAGAGAACGGGACTGAAGAAATTAATCATTTGAAGTGGCTTGCAGATGCAGCTGCAGGTGGTGTCAGGGATGCTGCAAGAAACGTGGTCAATGCCACCTATGCTGCATACTGTCTATGGGCTCAAGTACTGTATTCATCCGGTCAGGGACATCTTGTTGTCATTCCAGGATACCGAGAGAGCTCTACATTGCTGCAGGACTTGGATGACGCTCAGACTGTAATGAGGAACGCATTTCATTTGTCGTTAGACAGAGAAGAGTGCAGAGAGGTGAATACCGGACAATGTGAAGGAGAGTTGGATAACTCAACGTTGACAACTGATGACAGAAATATTGGTGCAATATGCGGTAACACTGTGACAGAAGACTCAGAAGAATGTGATGACGGCAATCGTTGGGACGATGATGGGTGCTCTTCGTACTGCACAATAGAAGGATGCCCTGTCTCAACAACTTCTATCCCAACCAGTCCTGCAATCCCGACTGAAGAACAAAGTGAATCAGCAACCGAAGcaacagcaactgaaacaGCAACGGTAGGTTCTTCAAGCGGTGATGCTCCTACTGCAGTGGAACGACGGCGTAGATCCATGCATACACCTGATGATGGTTTACATCCCAATTCGACGTTGCCACCGGCTATGCCTACCTCTGAAGCAACTCCAGCGCAACCGTCATTTTGTGCATTTAATGACTGTGTAGTGAGTTCACTGAGACAAGGAACAGTACATTTGTCTAACTTTGCTTTGCATGCTAACCATAACCACACTGAGATAGATccacaaacaatcagagagCTGAGTAACGGCCGGGCTCTTATGGCACAAGTGATGACAATCCTTCGTCATCATGTGATGTTCCCAGTGGCCAAATTAGACTCTCTCAAGAGAAATCTGGCTATAACCGCCCAAGATGCACTGGAAGGCACCTACCCTATTGACGTAATCTTAGAAGATGGTGCCATATGGATCAGACTGACGGGTGTATGTTGTGAACCTGTACATTGCTGCGATTCCGAGTCTAAATTTACTTGGCGTCCAGTACACAACTGGTTCAAGTGTCATGTTTCAATTGAGAGCTCTCCTGTTAACCTTCATGCCCTTGGTACCGCCATATGGGAGTGCATCCAGTCTGCTCTAGAAGAGATGTTCCAGTGCGACCCTGAAGGATGGAGATACATACAGTAA
- the LOC134196564 gene encoding uncharacterized protein LOC134196564 isoform X1, with the protein MQIISATRAKSHLLPQLLFAFLLVNVVAPEWNAAFNVWENNLQQCRDDQRSDVSFMSQIDFSSQLIPSEQAVASWSFGLHEWLDVLNLAGPCLPENGTEEINHLKWLADAAAGGVRDAARNVVNATYAAYCLWAQVLYSSGQGHLVVIPGYRESSTLLQDLDDAQTVMRNAFHLSLDREECREVNTGQCEGELDNSTLTTDDRNIGAICGNTVTEDSEECDDGNRWDDDGCSSYCTIEGCPVSTTSIPTSPAIPTEEQSESATEATATETATVGSSSGDAPTAVERRRRSMHTPDDGLHPNSTLPPAMPTSEATPAQPSFCAFNDCVVSSLRQGTVHLSNFALHANHNHTEIDPQTIRELSNGRALMAQVMTILRHHVMFPVAKLDSLKRNLAITAQDALEGTYPIDVILEDGAIWIRLTGVCCEPVHCCDSESKFTWRPVHNWFKCHVSIESSPVNLHALGTAIWECIQSALEEMFQCDPEGWRYIQ; encoded by the exons ATGCAAATCATCAG cgCAACTCGAGCTAAAAGCCATCTATTGCCTCAGCTGTTGTTTGCATTCCTTCTGGTCAATGTTGTTGCACCGGAATGGAATGCTGCCTTCAACGTGTGGGAGAATAATCTACAGCAATGCCGTGATGACCAACGATCAGACGTTTCCTTTATGTCTCAGATCGATTTCTCTTCTCAACTGATTCCGTCAGAGCAAGCGGTTGCTAGCTGGTCATTTGGTTTACATGAATGGCTGGATGTTTTGAACTTGGCTGGACCATGTCTCCCAGAGAACGGGACTGAAGAAATTAATCATTTGAAGTGGCTTGCAGATGCAGCTGCAGGTGGTGTCAGGGATGCTGCAAGAAACGTGGTCAATGCCACCTATGCTGCATACTGTCTATGGGCTCAAGTACTGTATTCATCCGGTCAGGGACATCTTGTTGTCATTCCAGGATACCGAGAGAGCTCTACATTGCTGCAGGACTTGGATGACGCTCAGACTGTAATGAGGAACGCATTTCATTTGTCGTTAGACAGAGAAGAGTGCAGAGAGGTGAATACCGGACAATGTGAAGGAGAGTTGGATAACTCAACGTTGACAACTGATGACAGAAATATTGGTGCAATATGCGGTAACACTGTGACAGAAGACTCAGAAGAATGTGATGACGGCAATCGTTGGGACGATGATGGGTGCTCTTCGTACTGCACAATAGAAGGATGCCCTGTCTCAACAACTTCTATCCCAACCAGTCCTGCAATCCCGACTGAAGAACAAAGTGAATCAGCAACCGAAGcaacagcaactgaaacaGCAACGGTAGGTTCTTCAAGCGGTGATGCTCCTACTGCAGTGGAACGACGGCGTAGATCCATGCATACACCTGATGATGGTTTACATCCCAATTCGACGTTGCCACCGGCTATGCCTACCTCTGAAGCAACTCCAGCGCAACCGTCATTTTGTGCATTTAATGACTGTGTAGTGAGTTCACTGAGACAAGGAACAGTACATTTGTCTAACTTTGCTTTGCATGCTAACCATAACCACACTGAGATAGATccacaaacaatcagagagCTGAGTAACGGCCGGGCTCTTATGGCACAAGTGATGACAATCCTTCGTCATCATGTGATGTTCCCAGTGGCCAAATTAGACTCTCTCAAGAGAAATCTGGCTATAACCGCCCAAGATGCACTGGAAGGCACCTACCCTATTGACGTAATCTTAGAAGATGGTGCCATATGGATCAGACTGACGGGTGTATGTTGTGAACCTGTACATTGCTGCGATTCCGAGTCTAAATTTACTTGGCGTCCAGTACACAACTGGTTCAAGTGTCATGTTTCAATTGAGAGCTCTCCTGTTAACCTTCATGCCCTTGGTACCGCCATATGGGAGTGCATCCAGTCTGCTCTAGAAGAGATGTTCCAGTGCGACCCTGAAGGATGGAGATACATACAGTAA
- the LOC134196809 gene encoding uncharacterized protein LOC134196809 translates to MHADVDSWKAPSRRICAVLQSDYDSLKCYLDSILETAPIKRKRASSATASSTAIGYGLLQSLSSSTRASSPDMDILFKIDGEVEDAPTHLGRLESSFERVHERLENIEDKMEQVTRHRLPSKRRTKSKAATIAARMMRCKICHLLSRSPIAVSICCRQWLGCERRTSQCGRCPLCNATWSDDKRPLSLRGFDDMKELKKEMRNELGSDVAHDDSSSDTELPIMLPSATTQGVGASSSHSLTADVNVRADNESPEIIE, encoded by the coding sequence ATGCATGCAGACGTAGACTCTTGGAAGGCACCGTCTCGAAGAATCTGTGCGGTACTGCAGTCGGACTATGACTCACTGAAGTGCTACCTCGATTCTATACTAGAGACGGCACCGATCAAACGAAAACGAGCTTCATCGGCCACCGCCTCGTCAACAGCGATCGGTTACGGCCTGCTGCAGTCGTTGAGCTCGAGCACTCGTGCCTCATCTCCGGATATGGATATCCTTTTCAAGATCGACGGCGAAGTAGAAGACGCGCCAACTCATCTCGGCCGCCTGGAGTCCAGCTTCGAACGAGTACACGAGCGACTCGAGAACATCGAAGACAAGATGGAGCAAGTGACTCGCCATCGGTTGCCATCGAAACGACGCACTAAATCGAAAGCAGCGACAATAGCAGCAAGAATGATGCGTTGCAAGATTtgccacctgctcagcagaagTCCGATAGCAGTGTCTATTTGCTGCCGACAATGGCTCGGCTGCGAACGTCGCACTTCTCAATGTGGGCGTTGCCCACTCTGCAACGCTACGTGGTCAGACGACAAACGTCCGCTGTCTCTTCGCGGTTTCGACGACATGAAAGAGCTCAAAAAAGAAATGCGAAATGAACTTGGGAGCGACGTAGCTCACGACGACAgctcgtcggacacggaactaccGATCATGTTAccatctgccacaacccaaggtgTCGGTGCCTCCTCGTCACacagcttgactgcagatgtgaacgtacgcGCCGACAATGAGAGCCCAGAGATTATTGAGTGA
- the LOC134196469 gene encoding uncharacterized protein LOC134196469, with protein sequence MQIISATRSRRYLMAQLLIAFLRINVAAPEWNAAFNVWENSLQQCRDDQRSDVSFMSQIDFSSQLIPSEQAVANWSFGLHEWLDVLNLTGPCLPENGTEEINHLKWLADAAAGGVRDAARDLVTATYAAYCLWAQVLYSSGQGHLVVIPGYRENSTLLQDLDDAQTVMRNAFHLSLDREECREVNTGQCKRELDNSTLTTDDRNIGAICGNAVTENSEECDDGNRLDGDGCSSYCTIEGCPVSITSIPTSPAIPTEEQRKSSTEATATEAATVSSSSGDAPTAMERRRRSMHSPDDGLHPNSTLPPAMPTSEATPAQLSICTFDDCVVSSVRQGTVHLSNFALHANHTEIDPQTIRELSNGRALMAQVMTILRHHVMFPVAKLDSLKRNLAITALNVLENTYSIAISLEDGAIWIRLTGVCCEPVRCCNSEYLFTWCPVHNWFKCHVSIESSPVNPHALGTAIWECIQSALEEMFQCDPEGWRYIQ encoded by the exons ATGCAAATCATCAG cgCAACTCGATCTAGGCGCTATCTTATGGCTCAACTGTTGATTGCATTCCTTCGGATCAATGTTGCTGCACCGGAATGGAATGCTGCCTTCAACGTGTGGGAGAATAGTCTACAGCAATGCCGTGATGACCAACGATCAGACGTTTCCTTTATGTCTCAGATTGATTTCTCTTCTCAACTGATTCCGTCAGAGCAAGCGGTTGCTAACTGGTCATTTGGTTTACATGAATGGCTGGATGTTTTGAACTTGACTGGACCATGTCTCCCAGAGAACGGGACTGAAGAAATTAATCATTTGAAGTGGCTTGCGGATGCAGCTGCAGGTGGTGTCAGGGATGCTGCAAGAGACTTGGTCACAGCCACCTATGCTGCATACTGTCTATGGGCTCAAGTACTGTATTCATCCGGTCAGGGACATCTTGTTGTCATTCCAGGATACCGAGAGAACTCTACATTGCTGCAGGACTTGGATGACGCTCAGACTGTAATGAGGAACGCATTTCATTTGTCGTTAGACAGAGAAGAGTGCAGAGAGGTGAATACCGGACAATGTAAGAGAGAGTTGGATAACTCAACGTTGACAACTGATGACAGAAATATTGGTGCAATATGCGGTAACGCTGTGACAGAAAACTCAGAGGAATGTGATGACGGCAATCGTTTGGACGGTGATGGGTGCTCTTCGTACTGCACAATAGAAGGATGCCCTGTCTCAATAACTTCTATCCCAACCAGTCCTGCAATCCCGACTGAAGAACAAAGGAAATCATCAACCGAAGCAACAGCAACTGAAGCAGCAACGGTGAGTTCGTCAAGCGGTGATGCTCCTACTGCAATGGAACGACGGCGTCGATCCATGCATTCACCTGATGATGGTTTACATCCCAATTCGACGTTGCCGCCGGCTATGCCTACCTCTGAAGCAACTCCAGCGCAACTGTCAATTTGTACGTTTGATGACTGTGTAGTGAGTTCAGTGAGACAAGGAACAGTACATTTGTCTAACTTTGCTTTGCATGCTAACCACACTGAGATAGATccacaaacaatcagagagCTGAGTAATGGCCGGGCTCTTATGGCACAAGTGATGACAATCCTGCGTCATCATGTGATGTTCCCAGTGGCCAAATTAGACTCCCTCAAGAGAAATCTGGCTATAACCGCCCTAAATGTGCTGGAAAACACCTACTCTATTGCCATAAGCTTAGAAGATGGTGCCATATGGATCAGACTGACGGGTGTATGTTGTGAACCTGTACGTTGCTGCAATTCCGAGTATCTATTTACTTGGTGTCCAGTACACAACTGGTTCAAGTGTCATGTTTCAATTGAGAGCTCTCCTGTTAACCCTCATGCCCTTGGTACCGCCATATGGGAGTGCATCCAGTCTGCTCTAGAAGAGATGTTCCAGTGCGACCCTGAAGGATGGAGATACATACAGTAA
- the LOC134196937 gene encoding uncharacterized protein LOC134196937, whose protein sequence is MDEVDEDFVRKRVEEGNSHAVISEELQTMFPGLRGLSERSVRRFCTDRGLGRRCSLTKEELERRVSDAVSEVGPSCIFRSSKSKKKAMATQCKSKSKISRTCRRSPVNF, encoded by the exons ATGgacgaagttgacgaagattttgttcggaagcgagtcgaagagggtaatagtcatgctgtcatcagtGAAGAATTACAGACGATGTTTCCAGGACTTCGGGGACTTAGCGAACGATCTGTTCGACGtttctgtacagacagagGCCTAGGTCGACGTTGTTCTCTGACTAAAGAGGAACTAGAACGCCGCGTGTCTGACGCCGTAAGCGAG GTCGGACCATCTTGCATCTTCAGATCGTCAAAAAGCAAGAAGAAGGCAATGGCTACACAATGCAAGTCAAAGTCTAAGATTTCTCGTACTTGCAGGCGGTCACcagtaaatttttga